ACCTGATTCATCGGtagcccatggttagcgtaagcctgtTCCTGAGAGGTTAGCGGTACCCTGTAGTTGTCGTCGCCGACGCGATCACTGTTCTCCGCTGGCTCTTGGAAGGCTTCAATTCCTAGCGCCCCTTCTCCCCAGTCTTCTCCAACGAATGAGCAGATGTCATCCTCTGgtgcgtacccttggtccatcatgcggggcacgtaggcttccggggccgccaccccgaacacctcgccgtggtgccccacactccatgttgcTCCGCCCATGATGGCGTCCTGGGGATGATAATACGGCATTCGGCTGGGGCCATGGGGGTGACGCTTGCGCTCGTGCTTCTCGAGGGCAGCATGGGGGGACTGGAGCCCCTACGCCGCCAGCCGTGCTGATGTTGGTGAAGCCCCCGGGCGTAGTCGACTGCACGCAGATGTGGTGAGACTAGTTGGGCTACCTTGCATTGGCCTGGGGGGGAAGTCGATAGCTGAAGGGTGGCGCTCCTGATGCCACTGCGTCCAGCAGCTCAGCAACACGCTCAAGCAGCGTGTCCCGGCCACTCTCCATCAGCATGCAtcgcagcagctcccttgccactGTGAGTGCCGCCCGCATGTTCGCTTGCTCCCTCCGTGAGTGCGGCGCCATTGCAGCGGCATGACTTGCCGCTCTCGCCGCGGCTCGTGCTTGCCGCGGGGTGAGGGTGGATGATGCCTGGCTGCGCTGTCCACGCCCGGCAAAGCTCGATGACGCCCGCGCCGCCTGGGGTGCGGGGTCGAGATCTTCATGGGCAGGCGGCGCCGTCCGGGccggccaggctgcccagcggtcggatcCGGCTCTTGGGTCACCAAACATCGTAGCCGGTGAACGTCGGAGAGCCGATTGGCGAAGAAaaggctccggcgcacccctacctggtacgccaaatgtcggggtatggggtccgggcaacccttaaggttcgaacactggggtgcgcgcgaagtctttcccttcaaccgatctacgctctagcttgctacgatctcgcggatgaactcgacgaactcacaacacagatggacacatggtttatactgtttcgggccaccgttgtggtgtaataccctactccagtgtggtggtggtggattgcctctcgggctgatgatgaacaatacaagggaagaacgacctcctgaggttgaggcgttcttgagctcggtgagcttgtgtgtgtggggTGGTCTCTCTCAAGCTGAGATGAGATCGTCCCCTCTCTAACTAAGATCCGATCgtcccctctactatggtggctagtcctatttatagaggccctggtcctcttcccaaatatcgagcgggaagggagccaacaatgacgggctaatttgaagggggacaactagtacaagctatcctgacaaaagtagtcttcgcctgcacaaagttctggtggtgacgctgttctgggctccacgatgacctccgtcttgcagtccttggtcttggtcttgttgcaccgaaatggcaacctttgcctgatgcctcggtactccgcggctgcgcttgccccctttgcaccaaagaggaaacaaggacgttgtgcgcgctggcgcccgcctggtgtcgatcgtcacgactcacgtcacgagagcctcgtgaggttcgcctcgccttgatatctccgctcatcgtgagcctgcctagctaggctactccagaggaggtcttgcgtcgtccgcctcgcgaggcttggcccctcgcgagggtcttgggcgctttgttggtgaagatgggtcgtacgtcctgctggctcagccacgccgcgggccgcgggcaggcaagtctggggacccccattcccagaacgccgacaaaccacataacaacataccttgttccctttgtcatcggtatgttactttcctgagattcgatcgtcggtatcatcatacctagttcaatttcgttaccggcaagtctctttactcgttccgtaatgcattatcccgtgactaactcattagtcacattgcttgcaaggcttatagtgatgaccattaccgagagggcccagagatacctctccgatacacggagagacaaatcttaatctcgatctatgccaacttaataaaaaccatcgaagacacctgtagagcatctttataatcacccagttacgttatgacgtttgatagcacactaagtgttcttctggtattcggaagttgcataatctcatagtcataggaacatgtataagttatggagaaagcaatagcaataaactaaacgatcatagtgttaagctaatggatgggtcttgtccaccacatcattctctaatgatgtgatcccgttcatcaaatgacaacacatgtccatggctaggaaacttaaccatctttgattaacgagctagtcaagtagaggcatactagggacactctgtttgtctgtgtattcacgcatgtattaagtttccggttaatacaattctagcatgaataataaacatttatcatgttataaaaaatacaaataacaactttattattgcctctatatttccttcactttagtgtacacttatttatttattttgagaaGAAATAGTTGCCACTTTATTCAATGTTCATAGCTCCTTCCCGTGCAACCTCCGAGCTAACCCACTCGCGAGGCACATGGAGCCAAGTTTTACAAAGCCATCTAATACAACCTTCCCTAGTTAGGACATTTATTTGGAGACGGAGGAGTTACTTTTTTCACTTCAAATATAGGTTTGGGGGAAATCCCATGTTCTTTTTCTTTCTTGTACTCCCTACGTCACTAATCTAAAACAAGAATTTTAGGATGATGGTAATGCAAGGATCATGTAAATCTAAAATAAGAATTTTGGGATGGTGGTAACATGGAAGGGTCATTACAGTTCTTAGTCACAAATTTACAATGGAGTCGTCGCCATTAGCGGTAGCTCGACCTCGTGCGCCCACTCGACGCACCTGGTCTCGAAATGACGGCTCCTCACCTCGTTGGGCAGGTAGCTCAGCCAGACCTTGAGTCCCAGGCGCCACCTCATGGTCCTCCCCTCCGCCTCCCTCCGTACCCTCCACGTCACCTCCTCCGGCagctcgtcgccggccaccaccaGCCCCCGCATCTTGCTGAACGCTCGCCCGGGGCCCCCGTACCGGCGCCTCATGCCGCTGCGCGGGTCGGCCTCTCTGCTGCCCGGGCGCCACGACGAGACCTCCGTCCCGGTGGCCGGGTCGCACAGCACGCCCTCGAACACGCCGGCGCTGCCCTCCGCCTCCTGCTCCCACCGCCAGCTCCGGTTCCGTGCCCGCGACGACGAGCGCATCTTCGCCTTCACCCTCGGGTCGCCGCCGAGCTTGGTGGCGCCGGAGAAGGCGCCCTTGACGGTGCGCGTCGTCTCGACCTCCCGCTCCGGGTTCCCCGTCGACCGGCCCAGGCTCGGGCCCGTGGCGTAGGACGAGCCGAACCTAGGGCCGACCCAGAGCCGGATACGCGACGGGAAATGCCTCTCGCCGTCCAAGACATGGTCGTCGTCGACGTCGTCTTCCCCAGTGCCGGTGTCGTCCTTCTTACTATACCCGAGCCGCACGACGCGCACCCGTATGTTGTCGACGTGCACACCGACGACGATGAAGCCATTGTCTCGCACGCTCACCGCGTACTCCACCTGGGCCACGGCCTCCAGCTGCTGGTGCACCAGGCCGTACCGCAGCGCCGGCTCCTCCGGCAGCTCATGAGGCAAGGCCGTGATCGTCGCCGGCGATGTCGCACCAGCGACGCGGGGGATGGCGAGCACCGGCGCGTACCCTCTCAGCACCCAGAGGCCGTGCACCTCCGTGGCGTACGACAGGCACGCGACGTCGGGCTTGGCCGGCGGCTTGGGCGCCGACTGCATCTCCCGCAGCAGGCACCACTTGGCCAGCATGTAGCCGAGCGACCGCATGAACCGCTCCTCGACGTCCGGGCCGACGGAGAGCAGCAGCCCGCCGAGCGCCGCCGGGGCGCAGCCGGCGAGGGCGCGCTCGATGTCCGTGCTAAGAGCTTGGAAGAAGAGGAACCCAAGGTCCGCGGGGGCCTCCAGGGCGCACAGCCAGAAGAGACGCATGAGCAGCGCCAGCGAGAAGAAGTGTGAACCATCATCGACGCCCGTGGCCGCGATGACGGCGGACACGACCTCCGCGTCCAGCAGCTTCGACTCCGACGACGACGCGTCCGGTTCTCTTCTCAAGGAAGTGATGGACGGCGAGAGCGCGGTCACCTCGTCGAGCAGCTGGGCCAGAAGCAGCAGCCGCGGGGCGACCTCGGAGGCTGCCGCGAATGCCTCGGACGTCCAGAGTACGCGGCGAGCCACGCCGTTGGCACTGTCTACGGCGATGGAGAAAGCGACGACGGCCGTGCCGCCGTCGGCGGTGGTGGTGCAGTCGGCCTGCAGGACGATGGAGGCGCCCTCGGCCTCGGGGGAGGCGGCGAGGGGGATGGATGCCGTGGCGGTGCCGGTGCCAGCGCCGGGAGGAGGGAGGGTGGCCAGCCACGGCCACACCTCGTCCATGGGTTGTGGCTAGGAGGAGGACCGGATACGTGGGCGTGATGGCGCGCGCGGGCTGTGTACTTCTGTGGTGTGCCGTTGTTCGGTGTAGCTGCTGGCACGGAATGGAGGTTTGGTTGGTTTGGAATGTGGAGGCCCGGTTGCCCACATAGGGTACGACGTGGACTAGCAGAAGTGAACAACCGCCTTACATCTATTTCTTGTTACGTCTTCAAAAAAAATCTATTTCTTGTGCGGATTGCTAAATCTCAGTCAAATAAGACCTAACGAAGTCGCAGTCAACATTATATTTGTGAGATTTTATGTGAAGATTCGTGCATTTTTTTTCATTCTTTTATATGTTGTGTTACTTGATTGAAATTTGATTAAGCCTCAGTGACTGAGATCTAACCACACCCTTTCTTGTGTACTCATTTTTGGCTCCGAATAAAATTGTGTACTCATTTTCTCAACCACAAAAAGGGCCCGACAATTGAACACTCGCCTAGATAAGAAATTGAGTTCAACCCCAACTCCACTTCTGACGTCcgatacacatctaacaaaaatggCTGAGTGTATGTGCGTATGTATGAGCATTGGTGtctactgtgttaaaaaaaatacAGTTCTAGCGAACTATAGTATCCTTCCTCCTCCTTCGGTACCGGTCTGTCAGCCCGTCCTCTGAGACTAGGACGCCGGCTTTCACCCTCCATGGCCAACGGTGTTGTCGTATGTGTCTCTCCGCCTCCTCAGCCTTTCCTTAAACCCCTACCGTACTCCACGCCGATGGCTACCCCCGCACCCACGCCGATGGCTACCCCCGCACACGAACCAATCTAAAACTATGTCATCGCCCGTTCTTGATGGTGTTCCCGTCTCGGCCTCGAGGTTGCGCTTTGTTGGAAGCATAGAAATTTTCAGGTGACCGCAGAGGGATGCACTATGGGTGGTTACCTAGAAATGATTAGTCATCATTCACTTTTTACTGTAGCTAGCGTACACACAGGAAAGCCCAACATCGGGACCAGGCTTCAGGCATGCGTTTTACATGTTGGATCTTCGAGTTGACACCCCATGACGGCCTATCTTGGCAGCAATAAGCCACATGAATGCAAGTTTTGCGTGctaggtgaaaggatcgatatggttgactagagggggggtgaataggcaactaacaat
The sequence above is a segment of the Triticum dicoccoides isolate Atlit2015 ecotype Zavitan chromosome 1A, WEW_v2.0, whole genome shotgun sequence genome. Coding sequences within it:
- the LOC119363010 gene encoding uncharacterized protein LOC119363010, with protein sequence MDEVWPWLATLPPPGAGTGTATASIPLAASPEAEGASIVLQADCTTTADGGTAVVAFSIAVDSANGVARRVLWTSEAFAAASEVAPRLLLLAQLLDEVTALSPSITSLRREPDASSSESKLLDAEVVSAVIAATGVDDGSHFFSLALLMRLFWLCALEAPADLGFLFFQALSTDIERALAGCAPAALGGLLLSVGPDVEERFMRSLGYMLAKWCLLREMQSAPKPPAKPDVACLSYATEVHGLWVLRGYAPVLAIPRVAGATSPATITALPHELPEEPALRYGLVHQQLEAVAQVEYAVSVRDNGFIVVGVHVDNIRVRVVRLGYSKKDDTGTGEDDVDDDHVLDGERHFPSRIRLWVGPRFGSSYATGPSLGRSTGNPEREVETTRTVKGAFSGATKLGGDPRVKAKMRSSSRARNRSWRWEQEAEGSAGVFEGVLCDPATGTEVSSWRPGSREADPRSGMRRRYGGPGRAFSKMRGLVVAGDELPEEVTWRVRREAEGRTMRWRLGLKVWLSYLPNEVRSRHFETRCVEWAHEVELPLMATTPL